From Caballeronia insecticola, a single genomic window includes:
- a CDS encoding glutathione peroxidase → MSAANQGIYDFSAETLDGGTVSLDQYRGKVLLIVNTASECGFTPQYKGLQAVYEQFGARGLEVLGFPCNQFGKQEPGDAAQIGAFCEKNYGVTFPMFAKIEVNGAHAHPLYRYLKDKEPGLLGIEAIKWNFTKFLVDRQGDVVKRYAPQTKPEAMADDIEKLL, encoded by the coding sequence ATGAGCGCAGCGAACCAAGGCATCTACGATTTTTCGGCCGAAACACTCGACGGCGGCACCGTCAGCCTGGACCAGTATCGCGGCAAGGTGCTGCTGATCGTCAACACGGCGAGCGAATGCGGTTTCACGCCGCAATACAAGGGCTTGCAGGCCGTTTATGAGCAATTCGGCGCGCGCGGCCTGGAGGTGCTCGGCTTTCCCTGCAATCAGTTCGGCAAGCAGGAACCGGGCGACGCCGCGCAGATCGGCGCGTTCTGCGAGAAGAACTACGGCGTCACGTTTCCGATGTTCGCGAAGATCGAGGTCAACGGCGCGCACGCGCATCCGCTCTACCGCTATCTGAAGGACAAGGAACCGGGGCTGCTCGGCATCGAGGCGATCAAGTGGAATTTCACCAAGTTTCTCGTCGACCGCCAGGGCGACGTGGTGAAACGCTATGCGCCTCAGACCAAGCCCGAAGCCATGGCGGACGACATCGAAAAACTGCTCTGA
- the lplT gene encoding lysophospholipid transporter LplT — translation MKKGFYTIMAAQFFSSLADNALLIAAIALLKDLHAPNWMTPLLKLFFVLSYVILAAFVGAFADSRPKGHVMFVTNSIKVVGCVTMLFGAHPLLAYGIVGFGAAAYSPAKYGILTELLPADRLVAANGWIEGTTVGSIILGTVMGGALISPHIASHLLALHIPRISTPAEAAMLVIMLMYVVAAIFNLRIPDTGARYPKQETRPVKLITDFADCFLTLWRDKLGQISLAVTTLFWGAGATLQFIVLKWAEVSLGMTLSQAAILQAVIAVGVAAGAVLAAARVPLKRSLSVLPVGILMGIAVMLMAFYTRHLFPAHWGIYFGKMHFPGYLLIAYVFLMIVGGLSGFFVVPMNALLQHRGHVLLSAGHSIAVQNFNENLSVLVMLCLYAVLVWLDVPIQFVIVLFGSFVCLMMYFVMRRHQANQRAFDSVALIGEARH, via the coding sequence ATGAAAAAAGGTTTTTACACCATCATGGCCGCGCAGTTTTTCTCGTCGCTGGCCGATAACGCTCTCCTGATCGCTGCCATTGCACTGCTCAAAGATCTTCACGCCCCGAACTGGATGACGCCGCTGCTCAAGCTGTTCTTCGTCCTTTCCTATGTGATTCTCGCGGCGTTCGTCGGGGCCTTCGCGGACTCCCGGCCGAAGGGTCACGTCATGTTCGTGACCAATTCCATCAAGGTGGTCGGCTGCGTGACCATGCTGTTCGGCGCGCATCCGCTGCTCGCTTACGGGATCGTCGGCTTCGGCGCGGCCGCTTATTCGCCGGCGAAATACGGCATTCTCACCGAACTTTTGCCCGCCGACCGGCTGGTCGCGGCGAACGGCTGGATCGAAGGCACCACGGTCGGATCGATCATTCTCGGCACCGTGATGGGCGGCGCGCTCATCAGCCCGCATATCGCGAGTCATCTGTTGGCGCTGCATATTCCGCGCATCAGCACGCCCGCGGAAGCCGCGATGCTCGTCATCATGTTGATGTACGTGGTCGCCGCGATATTCAACCTGCGCATTCCCGACACCGGCGCACGCTATCCGAAACAGGAAACGCGTCCGGTCAAGCTCATCACCGATTTCGCCGACTGCTTCCTCACGCTCTGGCGCGACAAGCTCGGGCAGATCTCGCTTGCCGTCACGACGCTCTTCTGGGGCGCGGGTGCAACGCTGCAATTCATCGTGCTGAAGTGGGCCGAAGTGTCGCTCGGCATGACGCTCTCGCAAGCGGCCATTTTGCAGGCGGTGATCGCGGTCGGCGTGGCGGCGGGCGCAGTGCTCGCGGCGGCGCGCGTGCCGCTCAAGCGTTCGCTGAGCGTGTTGCCGGTGGGCATTCTGATGGGCATCGCCGTGATGCTGATGGCGTTCTACACCCGCCATCTCTTTCCCGCGCACTGGGGCATCTATTTCGGCAAGATGCACTTTCCCGGCTATCTGCTGATCGCCTATGTGTTCCTGATGATCGTCGGCGGCCTGTCGGGCTTCTTCGTCGTGCCGATGAACGCGCTGCTCCAGCACCGCGGCCACGTGTTGCTGTCCGCCGGGCATTCCATCGCCGTGCAAAACTTCAACGAGAACCTATCGGTGCTCGTCATGCTGTGCCTCTACGCCGTGCTCGTATGGCTCGACGTGCCGATCCAGTTCGTCATCGTGCTGTTCGGCTCGTTCGTCTGCCTGATGATGTACTTCGTGATGCGGCGGCATCAGGCCAATCAGCGCGCGTTCGATTCCGTCGCGCTGATCGGCGAAGCGCGGCATTGA
- the alr gene encoding alanine racemase: MPRPLSATIHTAALANNLAIARKHAPKSKIWAVVKANAYGHGLARAFPGLRATDGFGLLDLEEAVKLRELGWAGPILLLEGFFRPTDIDVIDRYSLTTAVHCDEQLRMLEMARLSKPVNIQLKMNSGMNRLGYTPERYRAAWERARAVQGVGQITLMTHFSDADGPRGIAHQLEAFERGAEGISGARSLANSAAVLWHPDSHVDWVRPGIMLYGASPSGVTADIADIGLKPAMTLHSELIAVQTVPAGHSIGYGSTFTAGKPMRIGVVACGYADGYPRVAPEGTPVIVDGVRTKLVGRVSMDMLTVDLTPCPGAGIGSRVELWGTHLPIDDVASSAGTIGYELMCAIAQRVPVRAE, translated from the coding sequence ATGCCGCGCCCCCTCTCTGCAACGATCCACACCGCCGCGCTCGCCAATAACCTAGCCATTGCGCGAAAGCACGCGCCGAAATCCAAGATCTGGGCCGTCGTCAAGGCCAATGCGTATGGCCACGGTTTGGCCCGCGCGTTCCCCGGATTGCGCGCAACGGACGGCTTTGGCCTTCTCGACCTCGAAGAAGCCGTGAAGTTGCGTGAGTTGGGCTGGGCCGGGCCAATTCTTCTGCTCGAAGGCTTTTTTCGCCCGACCGATATCGATGTCATTGACCGCTACAGCCTGACCACGGCCGTACACTGCGACGAGCAGTTGCGCATGCTGGAAATGGCGCGTCTGTCGAAGCCGGTGAACATCCAGCTGAAGATGAACAGCGGCATGAACCGGCTCGGCTACACGCCGGAGCGTTATCGCGCCGCATGGGAGCGGGCGCGTGCGGTGCAGGGCGTCGGCCAGATCACGCTCATGACCCATTTTTCCGACGCCGACGGACCGCGCGGCATTGCGCATCAACTGGAGGCGTTCGAGCGCGGCGCGGAGGGCATTTCGGGCGCGCGCAGCCTGGCGAACTCGGCGGCGGTGCTGTGGCATCCCGATTCCCACGTCGACTGGGTGCGCCCGGGCATCATGCTGTACGGCGCGTCGCCGTCCGGTGTGACCGCCGATATCGCCGATATCGGTCTCAAACCCGCCATGACGCTGCATTCCGAACTGATTGCCGTGCAGACGGTTCCGGCCGGGCACAGCATCGGCTACGGTTCGACCTTCACGGCGGGCAAGCCGATGCGCATCGGCGTGGTCGCGTGCGGCTACGCGGACGGCTATCCGCGCGTGGCGCCGGAAGGCACGCCCGTAATCGTCGATGGCGTGCGCACCAAGCTCGTCGGCCGCGTGTCGATGGACATGCTCACCGTCGACCTGACGCCGTGCCCGGGCGCGGGCATCGGTTCGCGCGTCGAGCTGTGGGGCACGCATCTGCCGATCGACGACGTGGCAAGTTCCGCAGGCACGATCGGCTATGAGCTGATGTGCGCAATTGCGCAGCGCGTGCCGGTGCGCGCCGAGTAA
- a CDS encoding CaiB/BaiF CoA transferase family protein — protein sequence MTPSLTGLRVLDLTRLLPGPVATLRLAELGADVLKIEPPREGDYARAMLQSEADRKSGAPSAFYRIVNRGKRLLTLDLKSDEGRSTLIELVRDADVLVESFRPAVMERLGVGYEMLREANPKLVYCAITGFGSEGPFALKAGHDLNYIAYAGVLDQFAARDGTPVAPNFQLADLLGGALSAVMKILAAAWHVARGGEGRRVEVSMTHAAHAHNVMAHIALANGDEASTRAGAGLLNGGAPCYDVYRTRDDRFIAVGALELKFWQTLCEAIGRPDWASRHWSLGQAIGGADAAQLSTELAARFRERTLDDWMKLLEALDCCVAPVLTPAEAAVHPLFRAAQT from the coding sequence TTGACGCCTTCCCTCACCGGCCTTCGCGTGCTCGATCTGACGCGGCTTCTGCCAGGACCCGTCGCCACGCTGCGGCTGGCTGAACTCGGCGCCGACGTGCTCAAGATCGAGCCTCCCCGCGAAGGCGACTACGCCCGCGCGATGCTGCAAAGCGAAGCCGACCGGAAAAGCGGCGCGCCGAGTGCGTTTTATCGCATCGTCAATCGCGGCAAGCGGCTGCTTACGCTGGATCTCAAATCCGACGAAGGACGTTCGACGCTGATCGAACTCGTGCGCGATGCGGACGTGCTGGTGGAAAGCTTCCGGCCGGCGGTGATGGAGCGGCTCGGCGTCGGCTACGAGATGCTGCGCGAGGCGAATCCGAAGCTTGTCTATTGCGCGATCACCGGCTTCGGCAGCGAGGGGCCGTTCGCGCTCAAGGCGGGGCACGATCTGAACTACATCGCGTATGCAGGCGTGCTGGACCAGTTCGCGGCGCGCGACGGCACGCCCGTCGCGCCGAATTTCCAGCTCGCGGATCTGCTGGGCGGCGCGCTCTCGGCCGTCATGAAAATACTGGCGGCGGCGTGGCATGTGGCGCGTGGCGGCGAGGGGCGGCGTGTCGAGGTATCGATGACGCATGCCGCGCATGCGCACAACGTGATGGCGCACATCGCGCTTGCGAATGGCGACGAAGCGAGTACCCGCGCCGGCGCCGGGCTGCTCAACGGCGGCGCGCCCTGCTACGACGTATATCGCACGCGCGACGACCGGTTCATCGCCGTGGGCGCACTGGAATTGAAGTTCTGGCAGACGTTGTGCGAGGCGATCGGCCGCCCTGACTGGGCGTCACGGCATTGGAGCCTTGGGCAGGCGATCGGCGGCGCGGACGCCGCGCAATTGTCGACGGAACTGGCCGCGCGATTTCGCGAACGCACACTCGACGACTGGATGAAATTGCTCGAAGCGCTCGATTGTTGCGTCGCGCCCGTGCTCACGCCCGCCGAGGCTGCCGTGCACCCGCTTTTTCGCGCCGCTCAGACCTAA
- the radA gene encoding DNA repair protein RadA: MAKAAKAKTLYTCSECGGQAPKWTGQCAACGAWNTLLETVEQAPSAHRFQALAKSSPVRRLAEIEASDVPRFTTGVGEFDRVLGGGLVPGGVVLIGGDPGIGKSTLLLQSLAEIARERPALYVSGEESGAQIALRAQRLGLIGEPGAVGDLALLAEIQLEKIQATIDEHRPEVAVIDSIQTIYSEALTSAPGSVAQVRECAAQLTRIAKQTGTAIIMVGHVTKEGSLAGPRVLEHIVDTVLYFEGDTHSSFRLVRAFKNRFGAVNELGVFAMTEKGLRGVANPSALFLSQHEQSVAGSCVLVTQEGSRPLLVEVQALVDTAHVPNPRRLAVGLEQNRLALLLAVLHRHAGIACFDQDVFLNAVGGVKITEPAADLAVLLAIHSSLRNKPLPKGLITFGEVGLAGEIRPSPRGQDRLKEAAKLGFSVALIPKANAPKQGIDGLKVIAVDRIEEAIDRVRDLE, from the coding sequence GTGGCAAAAGCAGCGAAGGCAAAAACGCTTTACACCTGTAGCGAATGCGGCGGACAGGCGCCGAAATGGACCGGCCAGTGCGCCGCGTGCGGGGCCTGGAACACCTTGCTGGAAACGGTCGAGCAGGCGCCTTCGGCGCATCGCTTCCAGGCGCTCGCCAAGAGTTCGCCGGTGCGGCGGCTCGCTGAAATCGAAGCGTCGGACGTGCCGCGCTTCACCACCGGCGTCGGCGAATTCGATCGCGTGCTGGGCGGCGGGCTGGTGCCGGGCGGCGTCGTGCTGATCGGCGGCGATCCGGGCATCGGCAAATCCACGCTGCTGCTGCAATCGCTCGCGGAAATCGCGCGCGAGCGGCCCGCGCTCTATGTGAGCGGCGAGGAATCCGGCGCGCAGATCGCGTTGCGCGCGCAGCGGCTCGGACTCATCGGCGAGCCGGGCGCGGTGGGCGATCTGGCGCTGCTCGCCGAGATCCAGCTCGAGAAAATCCAGGCGACTATCGACGAGCACCGGCCCGAAGTCGCCGTGATCGACTCCATCCAGACCATCTACTCCGAAGCGCTGACCTCCGCGCCTGGCTCGGTTGCGCAGGTGCGCGAGTGCGCGGCGCAACTGACGCGCATCGCCAAGCAGACGGGCACGGCCATCATCATGGTCGGCCACGTGACGAAGGAGGGCAGTCTCGCGGGCCCGCGCGTGCTGGAACATATCGTCGATACCGTGCTGTACTTCGAAGGCGACACCCATTCGTCGTTCCGGCTCGTGCGCGCGTTCAAGAACCGCTTCGGCGCGGTCAACGAACTCGGCGTGTTCGCGATGACGGAGAAGGGCCTGCGCGGCGTGGCCAATCCGTCGGCGCTCTTTTTGTCGCAGCACGAGCAAAGCGTCGCGGGATCGTGCGTGCTCGTGACACAGGAAGGATCGCGTCCGCTGCTGGTCGAAGTGCAGGCGCTCGTCGATACCGCGCATGTGCCCAATCCGCGCCGGCTCGCGGTTGGTCTCGAACAGAACCGGCTCGCGCTTTTGCTCGCCGTGCTGCACCGGCACGCGGGCATTGCGTGTTTCGATCAGGACGTGTTTCTGAACGCGGTGGGCGGCGTCAAGATCACCGAGCCTGCCGCCGATCTCGCGGTTCTGCTCGCGATCCATTCCTCGCTGCGCAACAAGCCGCTGCCCAAGGGCCTCATTACGTTCGGGGAAGTGGGCCTCGCGGGCGAGATCCGGCCGTCGCCGCGCGGACAGGATCGTCTGAAGGAAGCCGCGAAGCTCGGTTTCTCGGTTGCGCTGATTCCGAAGGCCAATGCGCCGAAGCAGGGTATCGACGGGTTGAAGGTGATCGCGGTGGACCGCATCGAAGAAGCGATCGATCGGGTCCGCGATCTCGAATGA
- a CDS encoding ATP-binding cassette domain-containing protein encodes MIRFNQFSLSRGTKPLFEATSFTLNPGEKAGLVGANGAGKSTLFSVLRGELHADGGDFSMPPSWRIAHVAQETPAVDRSALDYTLDGDTHLRAIEARIAAASAAHDGAAEGEAHAAFADADGYTAPARAETLLLGLGFTLEQTREPVSSFSGGWRMRLNLAQALMCPSDLLLLDEPTNHLDLDAIVWLEDWLGRYPGTLVVISHDREFLDSVCNVTLHLENRQVKRYGGNYSQFEVLRAQQLALQQSAYEKQQKTVQHLQSFIDRFKAKATKAKQAQSRVKALERMELIAPAHASSPFTFEFREPDAAPNPMMVMEDVRCGYHNDEGGEIPIVEGVALSIQNGQRIGLLGANGQGKSTLIKTLAQTLEPLSGSVRQGKGLQIGYFAQHQLETLRPDDSPLQHLGRLAPDTREQELRDFLGSFNFSGDMATAKIAPFSGGEKARLALALIIWQKPNLLLLDEPTNHLDLETRHALTMALAQFEGTLILVSHDRHLLRATTDTFMLVAKHRLSPFDGDLDDYRDWLLQHAAETRAAAKEASTAASGEAQDSGVNRREQRRQEAQERQKLAHLKRPLQSRIAKIEKEMEKLNAEKTQLDTFVADPASYEAAMKQKLTETIRRQGEVNTRLETLEMEWLEAHEELEQIGS; translated from the coding sequence GTGATCCGTTTCAACCAGTTCAGCTTGTCCCGCGGCACCAAGCCGCTTTTCGAAGCGACCAGCTTCACGCTCAATCCGGGCGAGAAGGCCGGTCTCGTCGGCGCGAACGGCGCGGGCAAGTCCACGCTCTTCTCCGTGCTGCGCGGCGAGCTGCACGCGGACGGCGGCGATTTTTCGATGCCGCCGTCGTGGCGCATTGCCCACGTCGCGCAGGAAACGCCCGCCGTCGATCGCAGCGCGCTCGACTACACGCTCGACGGCGACACGCACCTGCGCGCCATCGAGGCGCGTATCGCGGCAGCCTCCGCGGCGCACGACGGCGCAGCCGAAGGCGAAGCGCACGCCGCCTTCGCGGATGCCGACGGCTACACCGCGCCCGCGCGCGCCGAAACGCTGCTCCTCGGTCTCGGCTTCACGCTCGAACAGACGCGCGAACCGGTGTCGAGCTTTTCGGGCGGCTGGCGCATGCGGCTGAATCTCGCGCAGGCGCTGATGTGCCCGTCCGATCTGCTGCTGCTCGACGAACCGACCAATCACCTGGACCTCGACGCCATCGTGTGGCTGGAGGACTGGCTCGGGCGTTATCCCGGCACGCTCGTCGTCATCTCGCACGATCGCGAATTTCTCGATTCCGTCTGCAATGTCACGCTGCATCTGGAGAATCGTCAGGTGAAGCGTTACGGCGGCAATTACAGCCAGTTCGAAGTGCTGCGCGCGCAGCAACTCGCGCTGCAACAGAGCGCCTACGAGAAGCAGCAGAAGACCGTGCAGCATCTGCAGAGCTTTATCGACCGCTTCAAGGCCAAGGCGACCAAGGCGAAGCAGGCGCAAAGCCGCGTGAAGGCGCTGGAGAGGATGGAGCTCATCGCGCCTGCGCATGCGAGCTCGCCCTTTACGTTCGAGTTCCGCGAGCCCGACGCCGCGCCCAATCCGATGATGGTCATGGAAGATGTGCGCTGCGGCTACCACAACGACGAAGGCGGCGAGATTCCGATCGTCGAAGGCGTGGCGCTGTCGATCCAGAACGGCCAGCGTATCGGTCTGTTGGGCGCGAACGGCCAGGGCAAGTCGACGCTCATCAAGACGCTCGCGCAGACGCTCGAACCGCTGTCGGGCAGCGTGCGTCAGGGCAAGGGTCTGCAGATCGGCTATTTCGCGCAGCATCAACTTGAGACCCTGCGCCCCGACGACTCCCCGCTCCAGCATCTCGGCCGGCTCGCGCCCGACACGCGCGAGCAGGAATTGCGCGATTTCCTCGGCAGCTTCAATTTCTCGGGCGACATGGCCACGGCGAAGATCGCGCCCTTCTCCGGCGGCGAGAAGGCGCGGCTCGCGCTTGCGCTGATCATCTGGCAAAAGCCGAATCTGCTGCTGCTCGACGAACCGACCAATCACCTCGACCTCGAAACCCGCCACGCGCTGACCATGGCGCTCGCGCAGTTCGAAGGCACGCTGATTCTGGTGTCGCACGACCGGCATCTGCTGCGCGCGACGACCGACACCTTCATGCTCGTCGCGAAGCATCGCCTGAGTCCGTTCGACGGCGATCTCGACGATTACCGCGACTGGCTGCTCCAGCACGCCGCCGAAACGCGCGCCGCCGCAAAGGAAGCGAGCACGGCGGCGTCGGGCGAGGCGCAGGACAGCGGCGTGAATCGTCGCGAGCAGCGTCGTCAGGAAGCGCAGGAGCGGCAGAAGCTTGCGCATCTCAAACGGCCGCTGCAGTCGCGCATCGCGAAAATCGAGAAGGAAATGGAAAAGCTCAACGCGGAAAAGACGCAGCTCGATACATTCGTCGCCGATCCGGCAAGCTACGAAGCCGCGATGAAGCAGAAGCTCACCGAGACGATCCGCCGTCAGGGCGAAGTCAACACGCGCCTCGAAACGCTCGAAATGGAATGGCTCGAGGCGCACGAGGAACTGGAGCAGATCGGCTCGTAG
- a CDS encoding DUF2866 domain-containing protein — protein sequence MKHAKSGRPQAPFHLRGCRVSAPLQQPWGSGCRIVEWIDEHGQISRRAVAADVTEDQVVATIRQHVTGRKHVLIDDERQPRQVLPRR from the coding sequence CTGAAACACGCAAAATCAGGCCGGCCCCAGGCCCCGTTCCATCTGCGCGGATGCCGCGTTTCCGCGCCGTTGCAGCAGCCGTGGGGCAGCGGGTGCCGGATCGTCGAATGGATCGACGAGCACGGCCAGATCTCGCGCCGCGCCGTCGCGGCGGATGTCACCGAGGATCAGGTCGTGGCCACCATCCGCCAGCACGTGACGGGGCGCAAGCACGTACTCATCGATGACGAACGCCAGCCGCGCCAGGTTCTGCCGCGCCGTTAG